A portion of the Longimicrobiaceae bacterium genome contains these proteins:
- a CDS encoding ATPase domain-containing protein has product MEDETTRRSTGVPGLDEVLHGGLIAKRAYLVRGGPGTGKTTLGLHFLRAGVQAGEAALFIALESSPSQLRADAAGQGFDLEGVTFLDLSPTREFFAESRSYDIFSPADVERDPTTQQIVQAVHEGKPGRVFVDAVTTLRYLAPDLFQFRKQALSFVRYLVEHGATVLLSSEPTTSVPDDDLRFMADGIIDLDTSPLHGVLRRSLSVTKFRGSDFEGGGHSIRLTGTGMEVYPRLVPVAHEREFVPEAIPFGVLEMDEMLGGGLERGTITIISGPSGVGKTTVGMQFMKEAASRGERSVVYAFEEQRETLLERCDSIGIPAREMIAQGTLSVVVVEPLRFSPGEFAVMVRREVEERSARVVMIDGISGYRLTLAGDDMVSHLHSLGRYLKNMGVTVLLMNELHSITGEFRATDAGISYLCDNLIFLRYLELDGELRKVIGVLKKRITDFEKTLREIRITPGGLRVDEPLRGLRGVLTGTPEPLAQDGGIQR; this is encoded by the coding sequence GTGGAAGACGAAACGACGCGGCGCTCCACGGGAGTTCCCGGTCTGGACGAGGTGCTGCACGGCGGGCTGATCGCGAAGCGGGCGTACCTGGTGCGCGGCGGGCCGGGCACGGGCAAGACCACGCTGGGCCTCCACTTCCTGCGCGCCGGCGTGCAGGCGGGCGAGGCGGCGCTGTTCATCGCCCTGGAGTCGTCGCCGTCGCAGCTCCGGGCCGACGCGGCGGGGCAGGGGTTCGACCTGGAGGGCGTGACCTTCCTGGACCTGAGCCCCACGCGCGAGTTCTTCGCCGAGAGCCGCAGCTACGACATCTTCTCGCCCGCCGACGTGGAGCGCGACCCCACCACGCAGCAGATCGTGCAGGCGGTGCACGAGGGCAAGCCCGGCCGCGTGTTCGTGGACGCGGTGACCACGCTGCGCTACCTGGCGCCCGACCTCTTCCAGTTCCGCAAGCAGGCGCTCTCGTTCGTGCGCTACCTGGTGGAGCACGGCGCCACGGTGCTGCTCAGCTCCGAGCCCACCACCAGCGTTCCCGACGACGACCTGCGCTTCATGGCAGACGGCATCATCGACCTGGACACCTCGCCCTTGCACGGGGTGCTGCGCCGCAGCCTGAGCGTCACCAAGTTCCGCGGGTCGGACTTCGAGGGCGGCGGCCACTCCATCCGCCTCACCGGCACCGGCATGGAGGTGTACCCGCGCCTGGTGCCCGTGGCCCACGAGCGCGAGTTCGTTCCCGAGGCCATCCCTTTCGGCGTGCTGGAGATGGACGAGATGCTGGGCGGCGGGCTGGAGCGCGGCACGATCACCATCATCAGCGGGCCCAGCGGGGTGGGGAAGACCACCGTGGGCATGCAGTTCATGAAGGAGGCGGCCAGCCGCGGCGAGCGTTCGGTGGTGTATGCCTTCGAGGAGCAGCGGGAGACGCTGCTGGAGCGCTGCGACAGCATCGGCATTCCCGCCCGCGAGATGATCGCGCAGGGCACGCTGTCGGTGGTCGTGGTGGAGCCGCTACGCTTCTCGCCCGGCGAGTTCGCGGTGATGGTGCGGCGCGAGGTGGAGGAGCGCAGCGCGCGGGTGGTGATGATCGACGGGATCTCCGGCTATCGCCTCACCCTGGCCGGCGACGACATGGTGAGCCACCTGCACAGCCTGGGACGCTACCTCAAGAACATGGGCGTGACCGTGCTGCTCATGAACGAGCTGCACAGCATCACGGGCGAGTTCCGCGCGACCGACGCGGGCATCAGCTACCTGTGCGACAACCTGATCTTCCTGCGCTACCTGGAGCTGGACGGCGAGCTGCGCAAGGTGATCGGCGTGCTCAAGAAGCGCATCACCGACTTCGAGAAGACGCTTCGGGAGATTCGCATCACGCCCGGCGGCCTTCGCGTGGACGAGCCGCTCCGCGGGCTGCGCGGCGTGCTGACCGGCACCCCCGAGCCGCTGGCGCAGGACGGGGGGATACAGCGTTGA
- a CDS encoding HAMP domain-containing sensor histidine kinase, with translation MLLLLDQKENQRLLAEFLELSHDVAVAAGDGALDEPFDLCVVDGRALDRAWERVQARKAAEEPLFLPVLLLTSRPGVKMVTRHVWQAVDELIVSPVERHELLARVEVLLRARSQSLELRRRADEAREAARTRDEVLAVVSHDLRNPINLVLTSSSFVLDILGVPDPVQREQLDLIKRAAGQMSRLIQDLLDVSTIEAGKLPMEAHPQTVESLMEEACEMFATPAAARRVALSCHNPADSVRVMADAGRVSQLFGNLLGNALKFTPDGGEIRLAAVPDGAFVRFSVADTGKGIEPDELPHVFERFWQARRTGEGSAGLGLAISRGIVNAHGGEMWVESELGNGTTFFFTLPLATAGGEGEPADADVSSERRRGGDAEDAASAG, from the coding sequence GTGCTCCTGCTCCTGGACCAGAAGGAGAACCAGCGGCTCCTGGCCGAGTTCCTGGAGCTGTCGCACGACGTGGCCGTCGCGGCGGGCGACGGCGCGCTGGACGAGCCCTTCGACCTGTGCGTGGTGGACGGGCGGGCGCTGGACCGCGCCTGGGAGCGCGTGCAGGCACGCAAGGCCGCCGAGGAGCCGCTCTTCCTGCCCGTCCTGCTGCTCACCTCGCGGCCCGGGGTGAAGATGGTCACCCGCCACGTGTGGCAGGCCGTGGATGAGCTGATCGTCTCGCCCGTGGAGCGGCACGAGCTGCTGGCGCGGGTGGAGGTGCTGCTGCGCGCCCGCTCGCAGTCGCTGGAGCTGCGCCGCCGGGCAGACGAGGCGCGCGAGGCCGCCCGCACCCGCGACGAGGTGCTGGCAGTGGTCTCGCACGACCTGCGCAACCCCATCAACCTCGTGCTCACCAGCAGCTCCTTCGTGCTCGACATCCTGGGCGTGCCCGATCCCGTTCAGCGCGAGCAGCTGGACCTGATCAAGCGCGCCGCGGGGCAGATGAGCAGGTTGATCCAGGACCTGCTCGACGTGTCCACCATCGAGGCGGGCAAGCTGCCCATGGAGGCGCACCCCCAGACCGTGGAGTCGCTGATGGAGGAGGCGTGCGAGATGTTCGCCACGCCCGCCGCCGCGCGCCGTGTCGCGCTCTCGTGCCACAACCCGGCAGACTCGGTGCGGGTGATGGCCGATGCAGGCCGCGTGTCGCAGCTCTTCGGCAACCTGCTGGGCAACGCGCTGAAGTTCACGCCCGACGGCGGCGAGATCCGCCTCGCCGCGGTGCCCGACGGCGCCTTCGTCCGCTTCTCCGTGGCCGACACGGGCAAGGGTATCGAGCCGGACGAGCTGCCGCACGTCTTCGAGCGCTTCTGGCAGGCGCGGCGGACGGGCGAGGGCAGCGCCGGCCTGGGCCTCGCCATCTCCCGCGGCATCGTGAACGCGCACGGCGGGGAGATGTGGGTGGAGAGCGAGCTGGGGAACGGCACCACCTTCTTCTTCACCCTTCCGCTGGCGACCGCCGGCGGCGAAGGCGAGCCCGCGGATGCGGACGTCTCGTCCGAGCGCCGGAGGGGCGGCGATGCGGAGGACGCAGCTTCGGCGGGTTGA
- a CDS encoding glycerol-3-phosphate dehydrogenase/oxidase: MSAEPAFPPFSAEARREHWTALAGETWDLLVVGGGITGAGIARDAAGRGLRVALVDSGDIGRGTSSRSSRLVHGGIRYLETGDLRLVFEASAERRRLLSLAPHLVHPQEFLFPVFRGGPVDFRKLQAGMWLYDLLSLFRNIRPHRMLGRAAVAEAEPGLRRDTVRGAALYYDAAVDDARLTLANARGAHESGAAVVSYGEVFEFIEEDGAMRGARVRDRLTGATVEVRARVVVNAAGPWSDAVRRLADPSAQPRLRPTKGVHIMVPHARLANRHAITFPSPVDGRVMFVLPWGDFSYVGTTDTDFEGDPADVAATDDDVRYLLDSANGIFPDAKLTAADVVSTWAGIRPLLAPATKGSGLAASATSREHEIWRDPSGLLNIAGGKLTTYRVMAKQATDAAARILRAEGVTVSSWSLTADLPLPGAPLGDYAAFEARIRREAAELGMGDDVGLHLARARGEDADALLEEVRADSSLGARLVEGRHYIWAEVPHSVRAEMAITLSDVLIRRLHLFYEAEDGGLSVAPAVAEMMATQPGIRWDAAEVARQVDAYRAEVQATRGFGGTAA; this comes from the coding sequence GTGAGCGCCGAGCCCGCCTTCCCCCCCTTCTCGGCCGAGGCGCGGCGGGAGCACTGGACCGCGCTGGCGGGCGAGACGTGGGACCTGCTCGTCGTGGGCGGCGGCATAACGGGCGCGGGCATCGCGCGCGACGCGGCGGGGCGCGGGCTGCGGGTGGCGCTGGTCGATTCGGGAGACATAGGCCGGGGCACCAGCAGCCGCTCGTCGCGGCTGGTGCACGGGGGGATCCGCTACCTGGAGACGGGCGACCTGCGCCTGGTCTTCGAGGCGAGCGCGGAGCGGCGCCGGCTGTTGAGCCTGGCGCCGCATCTCGTTCATCCCCAGGAGTTCCTCTTCCCCGTCTTCCGCGGCGGCCCCGTCGACTTCCGCAAGCTGCAGGCGGGGATGTGGCTGTACGACCTCCTCTCCCTCTTCCGCAACATCCGCCCGCACCGCATGCTGGGCCGCGCCGCCGTCGCCGAAGCGGAGCCGGGGCTGCGGCGCGACACCGTTCGCGGTGCCGCGCTCTACTACGACGCGGCGGTGGACGACGCCCGACTCACGCTTGCGAACGCCCGCGGCGCGCACGAGAGCGGCGCGGCCGTCGTGTCCTACGGGGAGGTCTTCGAGTTCATCGAGGAAGATGGGGCGATGCGCGGCGCCCGCGTGCGCGACCGGCTCACCGGTGCCACGGTGGAGGTGCGGGCGCGCGTGGTCGTCAACGCCGCGGGACCGTGGAGCGACGCGGTCCGGCGGCTTGCCGATCCGTCGGCCCAGCCCAGGCTGCGGCCTACCAAGGGCGTGCACATCATGGTGCCGCACGCCCGTCTCGCCAACCGGCACGCGATCACCTTCCCGTCGCCGGTGGACGGGCGGGTGATGTTCGTGCTGCCGTGGGGCGACTTCTCGTACGTGGGCACGACGGACACCGATTTCGAAGGCGACCCGGCGGATGTGGCCGCGACGGACGACGACGTGCGCTACCTGCTGGATTCCGCGAACGGCATCTTCCCGGACGCGAAGCTGACGGCCGCGGACGTGGTGAGCACGTGGGCGGGCATCCGGCCGTTGCTCGCGCCCGCGACGAAGGGCAGCGGGCTGGCGGCGAGCGCCACGTCGCGCGAGCACGAGATCTGGCGCGACCCGTCGGGCCTGCTGAACATCGCGGGCGGAAAGCTGACGACGTACCGAGTGATGGCGAAGCAGGCGACGGACGCCGCCGCACGCATCCTCCGCGCGGAGGGCGTGACGGTGTCGTCGTGGTCGCTCACCGCGGACCTGCCGCTACCCGGCGCACCCCTTGGCGATTACGCGGCTTTCGAGGCGCGCATCCGCCGGGAGGCGGCGGAGCTGGGGATGGGCGACGACGTGGGCCTGCACCTCGCGCGCGCGCGCGGGGAAGATGCGGACGCGCTGCTGGAGGAGGTCCGCGCCGATTCGTCCCTCGGTGCACGCCTTGTAGAGGGCCGGCACTACATCTGGGCCGAGGTGCCGCACTCGGTCCGCGCGGAGATGGCGATCACGCTCTCGGACGTGCTCATCCGCCGCCTGCACCTGTTCTACGAGGCGGAAGACGGCGGCCTCTCCGTCGCGCCGGCCGTTGCGGAGATGATGGCCACGCAGCCAGGCATCCGCTGGGACGCGGCGGAAGTCGCGCGGCAGGTAGATGCGTATCGCGCGGAGGTGCAGGCGACGCGGGGGTTCGGAGGGACGGCCGCGTGA
- a CDS encoding chemotaxis protein CheC yields the protein MKNDTPVTPMQLDAIREVVNIGAGHAATNLSALTGLTVMISVPRIQFVPGQETSQTIPGGGPLVIVAVPIEGVSEHGGERASLILTKDTALRMVALMLRRDPSAHVEVGPLERSALNEMGNIVCAAYVGVLGSFLGKGVMIGTPQLLEIDRAQLDADAPDGLMIETDFTFLDTTFEGVFVLSHSDVSFGSLLKALGFTDLG from the coding sequence ATGAAGAACGACACGCCAGTCACCCCCATGCAGCTCGACGCGATCCGCGAGGTCGTGAATATCGGCGCGGGCCACGCGGCCACCAACCTGTCGGCGCTGACCGGCCTCACGGTGATGATCTCGGTGCCGCGCATCCAGTTCGTGCCCGGCCAGGAGACGTCGCAGACCATTCCCGGCGGGGGGCCGCTGGTGATCGTGGCGGTGCCCATCGAGGGCGTCTCGGAGCACGGCGGCGAGCGCGCGTCGCTGATCCTCACCAAGGACACCGCGCTGCGGATGGTGGCGCTCATGCTGCGCCGCGACCCCTCCGCCCACGTGGAGGTGGGGCCGCTGGAGAGGTCCGCGCTGAACGAGATGGGCAACATCGTCTGCGCGGCGTACGTGGGCGTGCTGGGCAGCTTCCTGGGCAAGGGCGTGATGATCGGCACGCCGCAGCTCCTGGAGATCGACCGCGCGCAACTGGACGCCGACGCGCCCGACGGGCTGATGATCGAGACGGACTTCACCTTCCTGGACACCACCTTCGAGGGCGTGTTCGTGCTCAGCCACAGCGACGTGTCGTTCGGCTCGCTGCTCAAGGCGCTCGGCTTCACCGACCTGGGCTGA
- the dcd gene encoding dCTP deaminase: protein MSIRPDHWIRRMAREHGMIEPYEDAQVRKGTISYGVSSYGYDMRVAREFKIFTNVNNAIVDPKNFDDKSFVNFEGDVCIVPPNSFALARSVEYFRIPRNVMTLCVGKSTYARCGIITNVTPFEPEWEGFVTLEISNTTPLPARIYANEGIAQVIFFESDSPPDVSYADRKGKYQGQVGVTVPRL, encoded by the coding sequence ATGAGCATACGGCCCGACCACTGGATCCGCCGCATGGCCCGCGAGCACGGGATGATCGAGCCGTACGAGGACGCGCAGGTCCGGAAGGGCACCATCTCGTACGGGGTGTCGAGCTACGGCTACGACATGCGGGTGGCCCGCGAGTTCAAGATCTTCACCAACGTCAACAACGCCATCGTCGACCCCAAGAACTTCGACGACAAGTCGTTCGTGAACTTCGAGGGCGACGTCTGCATCGTGCCCCCCAACTCGTTCGCCCTCGCCCGCTCCGTCGAATACTTCCGCATCCCGCGGAATGTAATGACACTTTGTGTCGGGAAAAGCACGTACGCGCGTTGCGGTATAATTACGAACGTAACTCCTTTCGAGCCAGAATGGGAAGGATTCGTTACGCTCGAGATCTCCAATACCACGCCGCTTCCCGCGCGCATCTACGCCAACGAGGGGATCGCGCAGGTGATCTTCTTCGAGTCCGACTCGCCGCCCGACGTCAGCTATGCCGACCGCAAGGGCAAGTACCAGGGCCAGGTGGGCGTGACCGTGCCGCGCCTGTAG
- the ndhC gene encoding NADH-quinone oxidoreductase subunit A codes for MLRPYLPVLIMLALSVAQAIGMVILSTVLSPGRATKVKGSPYESGMVPLGSTRERFSVKFYVVAILFIVFDVETVFLLPWAVSLRQLGWAGFAAAGIFIFILTVGLVYEWKKGALEWD; via the coding sequence ATGCTTCGCCCCTACCTGCCCGTGCTGATCATGCTCGCGCTGTCGGTTGCGCAGGCGATCGGTATGGTGATCCTCTCCACCGTGCTCAGCCCCGGGCGGGCGACCAAGGTGAAGGGCTCGCCGTACGAGTCGGGCATGGTGCCGCTGGGCAGCACGCGCGAGCGCTTCTCGGTCAAGTTCTACGTCGTGGCGATCCTGTTCATCGTCTTCGACGTGGAGACGGTCTTCCTGCTGCCCTGGGCCGTGTCGCTGCGGCAGCTGGGGTGGGCGGGGTTCGCCGCCGCGGGGATCTTCATCTTCATCCTCACGGTCGGCCTGGTCTACGAGTGGAAGAAGGGAGCGCTGGAATGGGACTGA
- the nuoB gene encoding NADH-quinone oxidoreductase subunit NuoB: MGLNEPGSLPVHDDTDAPQGDIFSGSPTFLTTKLDAVVNWARRQSLWPMPFGTACCAIEMMATAAARYDLARFGMERMSFSPRQADLLICAGRVPYKMAPVLRMIWEQMPEPKWCISMGACASSGGVFDVYSMVQGIDTIIPVDVYVPGCPPRPEGLMYGILLIQEKIKNSAATSRAEWRATDDLPENESYLPDEIVEHVTAPFGNSTKQNRSSGLVSTGAVVRASDRRP; the protein is encoded by the coding sequence ATGGGACTGAACGAACCGGGCTCGCTGCCCGTTCACGACGATACGGACGCGCCGCAGGGCGACATCTTCTCCGGCAGCCCGACCTTCCTGACCACCAAGCTCGACGCGGTGGTCAACTGGGCCCGGCGCCAGTCGCTGTGGCCCATGCCGTTCGGCACCGCCTGCTGCGCCATCGAGATGATGGCCACCGCCGCGGCGCGCTACGACCTGGCGCGCTTCGGCATGGAGCGCATGAGCTTCTCGCCGCGCCAGGCCGACCTGCTCATCTGCGCCGGCCGCGTGCCGTACAAGATGGCGCCGGTGCTGCGGATGATCTGGGAGCAGATGCCCGAGCCCAAGTGGTGCATCTCCATGGGCGCCTGCGCCAGCTCCGGCGGCGTGTTCGACGTCTACAGCATGGTGCAGGGCATCGACACCATCATCCCGGTCGACGTCTACGTGCCCGGCTGCCCGCCCCGCCCGGAGGGGCTGATGTACGGCATCCTGCTCATCCAGGAGAAGATCAAGAACTCCGCGGCCACCTCGCGCGCCGAGTGGCGGGCGACCGACGACCTGCCGGAGAACGAGAGCTACCTCCCGGACGAGATCGTGGAGCATGTCACGGCGCCGTTCGGCAACTCGACCAAGCAGAACCGCTCGAGCGGCCTGGTGTCCACCGGCGCCGTCGTGCGGGCCTCCGACCGGCGGCCGTAG
- a CDS encoding NADH-quinone oxidoreductase subunit C produces MANDFKKGLEGLDQGPAAQSAPEPDVVPPAGDLPPHPSVDALRERFGDDVLRHEVVAGDEHIVYIRAGNNLAILTWLRDDPAHRYDFLQDVTAVDYGGGRMIQVVYQLWSTVHKRQLRLKAELPLDALEIDSVYHLWRASDWLEREVFDMFGVVFRGHADLRRILMPEAYAEGHPLRKDFPLRGRFTRAEQTRRALSMRTEDHYSPQELEIAHMLNQPLPGPFDGAEAAGGQGQFGGMGGAG; encoded by the coding sequence ATGGCAAACGACTTCAAGAAGGGCCTTGAAGGCCTGGACCAGGGCCCGGCCGCGCAGTCCGCGCCGGAGCCGGACGTGGTCCCGCCCGCGGGCGACCTGCCGCCGCACCCCAGCGTGGACGCGCTCCGCGAGCGCTTCGGTGACGACGTCCTCCGTCACGAGGTTGTCGCGGGCGACGAGCACATCGTCTACATCCGCGCCGGGAACAACCTCGCGATCCTCACCTGGCTGCGCGACGACCCGGCGCACCGGTACGACTTCCTGCAGGACGTGACCGCGGTCGACTACGGCGGCGGACGCATGATCCAGGTCGTCTACCAGCTCTGGTCGACGGTCCACAAGCGGCAGCTGCGCCTCAAGGCCGAGCTGCCGCTGGACGCGCTGGAGATCGACTCGGTCTACCACCTGTGGCGGGCGAGCGACTGGCTGGAGCGCGAGGTGTTCGACATGTTCGGCGTCGTCTTCCGCGGGCACGCCGACCTGCGCCGCATCCTGATGCCCGAGGCGTATGCCGAGGGGCACCCGCTGCGGAAGGACTTCCCGCTGCGCGGGCGCTTCACGCGGGCCGAGCAGACGCGGCGCGCGCTTTCCATGCGCACCGAAGACCACTACTCGCCGCAGGAGCTGGAGATCGCGCACATGCTCAACCAGCCGCTGCCGGGCCCGTTCGACGGCGCCGAGGCGGCCGGCGGGCAGGGCCAATTCGGGGGCATGGGAGGAGCGGGCTGA
- the nuoD gene encoding NADH dehydrogenase (quinone) subunit D, with protein MALRRVVYNVTRNPELSSGGSLVHAPIMPVQGEAVRAHEDIAGEHMLINIGPQHPATHGVLRLVLELDGETVVRCIPHIGYLHSSFEKLGEYRDWNQVVPLTDRMDYLAPLIYNCAYAMSVEKMMGIEVTERCKVVRLICMELDRIFSHLLWLGTTAIDLGAFTVFLYTFQQRELIYDLHETFTGARITTSSTRIGGMMADLPAGWIEQLQSFLKGFPRVIDEVETLLTNNAIWIGRTQGVGSISGDDAINFGLSGPNLRASGVDYDIRKDRPYYGYETYDFDVPVGEHGDIYDRYLCRMEEMRQSVRLLHQFIERLPGGSINVDDPRVILPPKTAAMNDMESMIHHFKVVMEGVRAPVGESWFSVESSKGELGMYVVSDGGSKPVRWRVRGPSFINIAALPHMIEGALLSDVIAVNASLDIVLGEIDR; from the coding sequence ATGGCACTCAGAAGGGTCGTCTACAACGTCACGCGCAACCCGGAGCTCTCTTCCGGCGGCAGCCTGGTCCACGCGCCCATCATGCCCGTGCAGGGCGAGGCCGTGCGCGCGCACGAGGACATCGCCGGCGAGCACATGCTCATCAACATCGGCCCGCAGCACCCGGCCACGCACGGCGTGCTTCGCCTGGTGCTGGAGCTGGACGGCGAGACGGTGGTGCGCTGCATCCCGCACATCGGCTATCTCCACTCGTCGTTCGAGAAGCTGGGCGAGTACCGCGACTGGAACCAGGTCGTGCCGCTCACCGACCGCATGGACTACCTGGCGCCGCTGATCTACAACTGCGCCTACGCCATGTCGGTCGAGAAGATGATGGGCATCGAGGTCACCGAGCGCTGCAAGGTGGTCCGCCTCATCTGCATGGAGCTGGACCGCATCTTCAGCCACCTGCTGTGGCTGGGCACGACGGCCATCGACCTGGGCGCCTTCACCGTCTTCCTGTACACGTTCCAGCAGCGCGAGCTGATCTACGACCTGCACGAGACGTTCACGGGTGCGCGGATCACCACTTCGTCCACCCGCATCGGGGGGATGATGGCGGACCTGCCGGCGGGGTGGATCGAGCAGCTGCAGAGCTTCCTCAAGGGCTTCCCGCGCGTCATCGACGAGGTCGAGACGCTGCTGACGAACAACGCCATCTGGATCGGGCGCACGCAGGGCGTGGGCTCCATCAGCGGCGACGACGCGATCAACTTCGGCCTCTCGGGGCCCAACCTGCGCGCGTCGGGGGTGGACTACGACATCCGCAAGGACCGGCCGTACTACGGCTACGAGACGTACGACTTCGACGTCCCGGTGGGCGAGCACGGCGACATCTACGACCGCTACCTCTGCCGGATGGAGGAGATGCGGCAGAGCGTGCGCCTGCTCCACCAGTTCATCGAGCGGCTGCCGGGCGGCTCCATCAACGTGGACGACCCGCGCGTGATCCTGCCGCCCAAGACGGCGGCGATGAACGACATGGAGAGCATGATCCACCACTTCAAGGTGGTCATGGAAGGCGTCCGCGCCCCGGTGGGCGAGTCGTGGTTCTCGGTCGAGTCCTCCAAGGGTGAGCTGGGGATGTACGTGGTCTCGGACGGAGGCAGCAAGCCGGTGCGCTGGCGCGTGCGCGGCCCCTCGTTCATCAACATCGCCGCGCTGCCGCACATGATCGAGGGGGCGCTGCTCTCCGACGTGATCGCGGTGAACGCGTCGCTCGACATCGTGCTGGGAGAGATCGACCGATGA
- a CDS encoding NAD(P)H-dependent oxidoreductase subunit E, with the protein MSGHASAAEQTDPTSWPTAVANPGYAGDTGEFPQLTEDDIRGLTYVGLRPRDGGHASVAGTLPYQVAEKRPADPIFVGEYEERLVKVLSRYPDRQAALLPALHIAQEIRGHLSAETMDEVAERLQLPPAYVRGVATFYTMYNLGQVGKYLIQVCTNISCNLCGGDAVFEAFLDATGADAGAVSDNGLWTVMEVECLGACGFPTVVQINDRFFENVRPEDVPAILARLT; encoded by the coding sequence ATGAGCGGCCACGCTTCCGCTGCAGAGCAGACCGACCCGACCTCGTGGCCCACGGCCGTGGCGAACCCCGGCTACGCGGGCGACACGGGCGAGTTCCCGCAGCTCACCGAAGACGACATCCGCGGGCTGACCTACGTGGGCCTCCGTCCGCGCGACGGCGGGCATGCCTCGGTCGCCGGCACGCTGCCGTACCAGGTCGCGGAGAAGCGTCCGGCGGACCCGATCTTCGTCGGAGAGTACGAGGAGCGCCTGGTGAAGGTGCTCTCGCGCTACCCGGACCGGCAGGCGGCGCTGCTCCCCGCGCTGCACATCGCCCAGGAGATCCGCGGCCATCTCTCGGCCGAGACGATGGACGAGGTGGCGGAGCGGCTCCAGCTTCCGCCGGCGTACGTGCGCGGCGTGGCGACCTTCTACACCATGTACAACCTGGGCCAGGTCGGTAAGTACCTGATCCAGGTCTGCACCAACATCTCCTGCAACCTGTGCGGTGGCGACGCCGTGTTCGAGGCGTTCCTGGACGCCACGGGCGCCGACGCGGGCGCCGTGTCGGACAACGGGCTGTGGACGGTGATGGAGGTGGAGTGCCTGGGCGCCTGCGGCTTCCCCACGGTGGTGCAGATCAACGACCGCTTCTTCGAGAACGTTCGGCCCGAGGACGTCCCGGCGATCCTCGCGCGGCTGACCTAG
- the nuoF gene encoding NADH-quinone oxidoreductase subunit NuoF, whose product MAYPYRHPSETLVLSQYFGDPEARTLKGWEARGGYQALRKALGMSPGDIVNVVKASGLRGRGGAGFPTGVKWSFMPQASEKPHYLLCNADESEPGTFKDRELIRWTPHALVEGCLLGAYAIRAKHAYIYIRGEFFEPAQILARAIEEAYAAGYAGKDVMGSGHDLDITLHLGAGAYICGEETGLMNSLEGRRGEPRLKPPFPAVSGAFGKPSTINNVETLIAAVHIVQNGADWYKQWGTEKSTGTKLFCVSGHVKRPGNYEVPLGFNFKEFIYDVCGGTPNGKAIKAVIPGGSSVPILTADELDIGMDYEAMAAAGTMLGCGSVIIMDETTDIVKQVRRMVDFYSHESCGQCTPCREGTTWAAKILRRIENGRGQPDDIETLLQISDNMSGKTICVLSDAAAAPITSSIQKFRHEYEARMGAGAPVLAGVR is encoded by the coding sequence ATGGCCTATCCATACCGCCACCCCAGCGAGACCCTCGTCCTCTCCCAGTATTTCGGGGACCCCGAGGCGCGCACGCTCAAGGGGTGGGAGGCGCGCGGCGGCTACCAGGCGCTGCGCAAGGCGCTGGGGATGAGCCCCGGCGACATCGTCAACGTCGTGAAGGCCAGCGGCCTCCGCGGGCGCGGCGGGGCGGGCTTCCCCACGGGCGTGAAGTGGAGCTTCATGCCGCAGGCGTCGGAGAAGCCGCACTATCTCCTCTGCAACGCGGACGAGAGCGAGCCGGGGACGTTCAAGGACCGCGAGCTGATCCGCTGGACGCCGCACGCGCTGGTGGAAGGCTGCCTCCTGGGCGCCTACGCGATCCGCGCCAAGCACGCGTACATCTACATCCGCGGCGAGTTCTTCGAGCCCGCGCAGATCCTGGCGCGCGCCATCGAGGAGGCGTACGCGGCCGGGTACGCGGGCAAGGACGTGATGGGCAGCGGGCACGACCTGGACATCACGCTCCACCTGGGCGCCGGCGCGTACATCTGCGGCGAGGAGACGGGGCTGATGAACTCGCTGGAGGGCCGTCGCGGCGAGCCGCGGCTCAAGCCGCCCTTCCCGGCGGTCTCCGGCGCCTTCGGCAAGCCCAGCACCATCAACAACGTGGAGACGCTGATCGCCGCCGTGCACATCGTGCAGAACGGCGCCGACTGGTACAAGCAGTGGGGCACCGAGAAGAGCACCGGCACCAAGCTGTTCTGCGTGTCAGGACACGTGAAGCGGCCCGGCAACTACGAGGTTCCGCTGGGCTTCAACTTCAAGGAGTTCATCTACGACGTCTGCGGCGGCACGCCCAACGGCAAGGCCATCAAGGCGGTGATCCCCGGCGGCTCGTCGGTGCCCATCCTGACGGCCGACGAGCTGGACATCGGGATGGACTACGAGGCGATGGCGGCGGCGGGAACGATGCTGGGCTGCGGGTCGGTCATCATCATGGACGAGACGACCGACATCGTGAAGCAGGTGCGCCGGATGGTCGACTTCTACTCTCACGAGAGCTGCGGCCAGTGCACGCCCTGCCGCGAGGGCACGACGTGGGCGGCCAAGATCCTCCGCCGCATCGAGAACGGCCGCGGGCAGCCGGACGACATCGAGACGCTTCTGCAGATCTCCGACAACATGTCGGGCAAGACGATCTGCGTGCTGTCGGATGCCGCCGCGGCGCCGATCACGTCGTCGATCCAGAAGTTCCGGCACGAGTACGAGGCGCGTATGGGCGCCGGCGCCCCGGTCCTGGCGGGTGTTCGGTAG